A genome region from Neisseria meningitidis includes the following:
- a CDS encoding NfeD family protein, with amino-acid sequence MTVWFVAAVAVLIIELLTGTVYLLVVSAALAGSGIAYGLTGSTPAAVLTAALLSALGIWFVHAKTAVGKVETDSYQDLDAGQYAEILRHAGGNRYEVFYRGTHWQAQNTGQEELEPGTRALIVRKEGNLLIIAKP; translated from the coding sequence ATGACTGTATGGTTTGTTGCCGCTGTTGCCGTCTTAATCATCGAATTATTGACGGGAACGGTTTATCTTTTGGTTGTCAGCGCGGCTTTGGCGGGTTCGGGCATTGCTTACGGGCTGACCGGCAGCACGCCTGCCGCCGTCTTGACCGCCGCTCTGCTTTCCGCGCTGGGTATTTGGTTCGTACACGCCAAAACCGCCGTGGGAAAAGTTGAAACGGATTCATATCAGGATTTGGATGCCGGGCAATATGCCGAAATCCTCCGGCACGCAGGCGGCAACCGTTACGAAGTTTTTTATCGCGGTACGCACTGGCAGGCTCAAAATACGGGGCAAGAAGAGCTTGAACCAGGAACGCGCGCCCTAATCGTCCGCAAGGAAGGCAACCTTCTTATCATCGCAAAACCTTAA
- the lon gene encoding endopeptidase La: MTQKEKHFEEYAALATLPLRDVVVYPHMVLPLFVGRPKSIAALENAITREEPVFLLAQTDAALEEPVAADLYQTGTVAQVLQVLKLPDGTVKVLVEGLYRGRVLTIEDTGGLFVSHIETVVEEDTGGNTDLEAVRRTLLAQFEQYAKLNKKIPAEIIGSINGIAENSRLTDTVAAHLQLKLAQRQQILEIPEIGKRMEFLLAQLESELDIMQAEKRIRGRVKRQMEKSQREYYLNEQIKAIHKELGEEDENGELDALEAGIKKAGMSKEAEEKCLSELKKLKMMPPMSAESTVVRNYIDTLLELPWKKKSRVSKDIAKAGLVLDTDHYGLEKVKERILEYLAVQKRMDKLKGPILCLVGPPGVGKTSLGESIAKATGRKYVRMALGGVRDESEIRGHRRTYIGSMPGKILQNMAKAGVKNPLFLLDEIDKLGSDFRGDPASALLEVLDPEQNNKFADHYAEVDYDLSDVMFIATSNSLNIPTPLLDRMEIIRLSGYTEDEKINIAMQYLVPKQMKRNGVKEGELAIEESAVRDIIRYYTREAGVRSLDREIAKICRKVVMQITLDEDSKTKKTGKAKPRAVKVNEKNLHDYLGVRRFDYGVAESENRIGQVTGLAWTEVGGELLTVEAAALPGKGVIQCTGQLGDVMKESVSAAWSVVRSRAESVGLAPDFYEKKDIHVHVPEGATPKDGPSAGIAMTLAMVSAFTKIPVRADVAMTGEITLRGEVLPIGGLKEKLLAALRGGIKHVLIPKDNLKDLEEIPENVKTGLTIHPVKWIDEVLALGLESQPEPWAEPSGAEAAAESASKPKPRSRATKH, encoded by the coding sequence AGGCCGAAATCCATCGCCGCACTGGAAAACGCCATTACCCGCGAGGAGCCGGTTTTCCTGTTGGCGCAAACCGATGCGGCGCTAGAAGAACCGGTTGCCGCCGACCTGTATCAGACCGGTACGGTCGCACAAGTCCTGCAAGTGTTGAAACTACCCGACGGCACGGTAAAAGTATTGGTCGAAGGGCTGTATCGCGGACGTGTTCTGACCATTGAAGACACGGGCGGTCTGTTCGTTTCCCATATAGAGACGGTCGTGGAAGAAGACACGGGCGGCAATACCGACCTCGAAGCCGTGCGCCGCACCCTGTTGGCGCAGTTTGAACAATACGCCAAACTCAATAAAAAAATCCCCGCCGAAATTATCGGCAGCATTAACGGCATTGCCGAAAACAGCCGGCTAACCGATACGGTCGCAGCGCATTTGCAGTTGAAACTGGCGCAACGCCAACAGATTTTGGAAATTCCCGAAATCGGCAAACGGATGGAATTCCTGCTGGCACAGCTGGAATCCGAACTCGACATTATGCAGGCCGAAAAACGCATACGCGGACGCGTCAAACGCCAAATGGAAAAATCCCAGCGCGAATATTATCTGAACGAACAGATTAAAGCGATACACAAAGAATTGGGCGAAGAAGACGAAAACGGCGAACTGGATGCCTTGGAAGCAGGCATCAAAAAGGCGGGGATGAGCAAAGAAGCGGAAGAAAAATGCCTGTCCGAACTGAAAAAACTCAAAATGATGCCGCCGATGTCTGCCGAATCCACCGTCGTACGCAACTACATCGACACCCTGCTCGAACTGCCGTGGAAGAAAAAATCCCGCGTCAGCAAAGACATCGCCAAAGCCGGATTGGTGCTGGATACCGACCACTACGGTCTGGAAAAAGTCAAAGAACGGATTTTGGAATACCTCGCCGTCCAAAAACGTATGGACAAACTCAAAGGCCCGATTCTGTGCCTGGTCGGCCCTCCAGGCGTGGGCAAAACCTCTTTGGGCGAATCCATCGCCAAAGCAACGGGGCGGAAATATGTCCGCATGGCTTTGGGCGGCGTGCGCGACGAAAGCGAAATCCGGGGACACCGCCGCACCTATATCGGCTCCATGCCCGGTAAGATTTTGCAGAATATGGCAAAAGCCGGCGTAAAAAACCCATTGTTCCTGCTCGACGAAATCGACAAATTGGGTAGCGACTTCCGGGGCGATCCCGCCAGCGCGTTGCTCGAAGTGCTTGATCCCGAGCAAAACAACAAGTTCGCCGATCATTATGCCGAAGTGGATTACGATTTGAGCGATGTGATGTTTATTGCGACTTCAAACAGCCTGAATATCCCGACACCGCTGCTCGACCGTATGGAAATCATCCGTCTGTCCGGCTATACCGAAGACGAAAAAATCAATATCGCGATGCAGTACCTCGTGCCGAAGCAAATGAAGCGCAACGGCGTAAAAGAAGGGGAATTGGCAATCGAAGAAAGCGCGGTGCGCGATATTATCCGTTACTACACCCGCGAGGCGGGCGTGCGTTCGCTCGACCGCGAGATTGCCAAAATCTGCCGCAAGGTGGTGATGCAGATTACCTTGGACGAAGACTCAAAAACCAAAAAAACCGGAAAAGCCAAGCCCAGGGCGGTTAAAGTAAATGAGAAAAATCTGCACGACTATTTGGGTGTGCGCCGCTTCGATTACGGCGTTGCCGAAAGCGAAAACCGTATCGGACAAGTAACCGGTTTGGCGTGGACGGAAGTCGGCGGCGAATTGCTGACCGTCGAAGCCGCAGCATTGCCGGGTAAGGGCGTGATTCAGTGCACCGGCCAGTTGGGCGATGTGATGAAGGAATCCGTGTCCGCAGCGTGGTCGGTTGTCCGCTCCCGCGCGGAATCAGTGGGCTTGGCTCCTGATTTTTACGAGAAAAAAGACATCCATGTCCATGTTCCCGAAGGTGCGACGCCGAAAGACGGTCCGAGTGCGGGCATTGCCATGACTTTGGCGATGGTGTCTGCATTCACCAAAATCCCGGTGCGCGCCGATGTTGCCATGACGGGCGAAATTACCCTGCGCGGCGAAGTCCTGCCGATTGGCGGTCTGAAGGAAAAACTGTTGGCTGCGCTTCGCGGCGGCATCAAACACGTTTTAATTCCAAAAGACAACCTCAAAGACTTGGAAGAAATCCCTGAAAACGTGAAAACCGGCCTGACCATCCATCCGGTCAAATGGATAGACGAGGTATTGGCTCTGGGTTTGGAAAGCCAGCCTGAGCCTTGGGCAGAACCTTCTGGTGCGGAAGCGGCGGCGGAATCCGCTTCAAAACCAAAACCCCGCAGCAGGGCAACCAAACATTGA
- a CDS encoding ATP-binding cassette domain-containing protein — MIEIKNLTLQRGLKVLLDKANATVNPGQRVGLIGKNGTGKSSLFALIKGKITQDGGDVSIPKNWRLASVSQETPDLDISALDYVLQGDAELQAFQTALRQAEAQNDGMKQAEYHAKLEEIDAYTAPARAAKLLNGLGFSQEEHSRPVKSFSGGWRMRLNLAQALICRADLLLLDEPTNHLDLETVLWLENHLASLPCTQIIISHDRDFLNAATTQTIELSQQKFTQYGGNYDFYQNERAQRLAQQQAAYVKQQAQIKHLQSFIDRFKAKATKAVQAQSRMKALAKLERVAPAHLDSEFSFEFYHPDHLPNPLLKLEHADLGYEGKTVLHDITLSLESGARYGLLGVNGSGKSTFIKALAGKIDLLSGNIVRSEKLNIGYFAQHQLDTLRADQSPVWHIQQLSPEVREQEIRNFLGGFNFVGDMAVQKTEPFSGGEKARLALAMIIWQKPNLLLLDEPTNHLDLDMRHALTLALQSFQGALIVVSHDRSLLEATTDSFLLIDKGRLKNFDGDLNDYRQWRLAQENAAAAPAASAQSQSRKDTKRIEAQIRQEKARRGKPIQQKIDRAEKEMAQLSEIQTACEAFLAQEDAYLEANKEKLQNTLSLLTKVKTQLAQIEEVWLACQEELERIETEIEKQFAER; from the coding sequence ATGATTGAAATCAAAAACCTCACCCTGCAACGCGGTTTGAAAGTCCTGCTCGACAAAGCCAACGCTACCGTCAATCCCGGTCAGCGCGTCGGTTTGATCGGCAAAAACGGAACGGGCAAATCGAGCCTGTTTGCCTTAATCAAGGGTAAAATCACTCAGGACGGCGGCGATGTCTCGATTCCGAAAAACTGGCGGCTCGCTTCCGTTTCCCAAGAAACGCCCGATTTGGATATTTCCGCTTTGGATTACGTTTTGCAGGGCGATGCCGAGTTGCAGGCTTTTCAGACGGCATTGAGGCAGGCGGAAGCGCAAAATGACGGCATGAAGCAGGCGGAATATCATGCCAAATTGGAAGAAATCGACGCTTATACCGCGCCGGCCCGCGCGGCAAAATTGTTGAACGGGCTGGGTTTTTCACAAGAAGAACACAGCCGCCCCGTCAAATCCTTTTCCGGCGGCTGGCGTATGCGCCTCAATCTCGCCCAAGCCCTGATTTGCCGCGCCGATTTGCTGCTTTTGGACGAACCGACCAACCACTTGGATTTGGAAACCGTCTTGTGGCTGGAAAACCATCTTGCTTCTTTACCCTGCACGCAAATCATCATTTCCCACGACCGCGATTTTCTCAACGCGGCAACTACCCAAACCATTGAATTATCGCAGCAAAAATTCACGCAATACGGCGGCAATTACGATTTTTACCAAAACGAACGCGCGCAGCGTCTCGCGCAACAACAAGCTGCCTATGTCAAACAGCAGGCGCAAATCAAACATTTGCAATCCTTTATCGACCGCTTCAAAGCCAAAGCCACCAAAGCCGTTCAAGCGCAAAGCCGCATGAAGGCTTTGGCAAAGCTAGAACGCGTTGCGCCCGCGCATCTGGACAGCGAGTTTTCCTTTGAGTTTTACCATCCCGATCATCTGCCCAATCCTTTGTTAAAGCTAGAACACGCTGATTTGGGTTACGAAGGCAAAACCGTTCTGCATGACATTACCCTGTCTTTGGAAAGCGGCGCACGTTACGGCCTGTTGGGCGTTAACGGCAGCGGTAAATCCACATTTATCAAAGCATTGGCAGGAAAAATCGATTTACTTTCCGGCAATATCGTCCGCTCCGAGAAGCTCAATATCGGCTATTTTGCCCAGCACCAACTGGATACCTTACGCGCTGACCAAAGTCCGGTTTGGCATATCCAGCAGCTTTCACCCGAAGTCCGCGAACAGGAAATCCGCAACTTTTTAGGCGGTTTCAACTTTGTCGGCGATATGGCGGTTCAAAAGACCGAGCCGTTCTCCGGTGGGGAAAAAGCGCGGCTCGCCCTTGCTATGATTATCTGGCAAAAACCTAATCTGCTGCTGCTTGACGAACCAACCAACCACCTAGACTTGGATATGCGCCACGCCCTGACACTTGCCCTGCAAAGTTTCCAAGGCGCATTGATTGTCGTTTCGCACGACCGCAGCCTGCTTGAAGCGACTACCGACAGCTTCCTCCTTATCGACAAAGGCCGTCTGAAGAACTTCGACGGCGATTTGAACGATTACCGCCAATGGCGTTTGGCACAAGAAAACGCCGCCGCCGCACCCGCAGCATCCGCACAAAGCCAAAGCCGCAAAGACACCAAGCGCATCGAAGCGCAAATCCGTCAGGAAAAAGCCCGACGCGGCAAGCCGATACAGCAGAAAATAGACCGTGCCGAAAAAGAAATGGCGCAGCTTTCCGAAATTCAGACGGCATGTGAAGCATTTTTAGCACAAGAAGACGCTTACCTTGAAGCAAACAAAGAAAAATTGCAAAATACCTTATCCCTGCTGACAAAAGTCAAAACACAACTTGCCCAAATCGAAGAGGTTTGGCTGGCTTGTCAAGAAGAATTGGAACGGATTGAAACTGAAATCGAGAAACAGTTTGCCGAGCGATAA
- a CDS encoding SPFH domain-containing protein has protein sequence MEFFIILLAAVVVFGFKSFVVIPQQEVHVVERLGRFHRALTAGLNILIPFIDRVAYRHSLKEIPLDVPSQVCITRDNTQLTVDGIIYFQVTDPKLASYGSSNYIMAITQLAQTTLRSVIGRMELDKTFEERDEINSTVVSALDEAAGAWGVKVLRYEIKDLVPPQEILRSMQAQITAEREKRARIAESEGRKIEQINLASGQREAEIQQSEGEAQAAVNASNAEKIARINRAKGEAESLRLVAEANAEAIRQIAAALQTQGGADAVNLKIAEQYVAAFNNLAKESNTLIMPANVADIGSLISAGMKIIDSSKTAK, from the coding sequence ATGGAATTTTTCATTATCTTGCTGGCAGCCGTCGTTGTTTTCGGCTTCAAATCCTTTGTTGTCATCCCACAGCAGGAAGTCCACGTTGTCGAAAGGCTCGGGCGTTTCCATCGCGCCCTGACGGCCGGTTTGAATATTTTGATTCCCTTTATCGACCGCGTCGCCTACCGCCATTCGCTGAAAGAAATCCCTTTAGACGTACCCAGCCAGGTCTGCATCACGCGCGACAATACGCAGCTGACTGTTGACGGTATCATCTATTTCCAAGTAACCGACCCCAAACTCGCCTCATACGGTTCGAGCAACTACATTATGGCGATTACCCAGCTTGCCCAAACGACGCTGCGTTCCGTTATCGGGCGTATGGAATTGGACAAAACGTTTGAAGAACGCGACGAAATCAACAGCACCGTCGTCTCCGCCCTCGATGAAGCCGCCGGAGCTTGGGGTGTGAAGGTTTTGCGTTATGAGATTAAAGACTTGGTTCCGCCGCAAGAAATCCTTCGCTCAATGCAGGCGCAAATTACTGCTGAACGCGAAAAACGCGCCCGTATCGCCGAATCCGAAGGTCGTAAAATCGAACAAATCAACCTTGCCAGTGGTCAGCGCGAAGCCGAAATCCAACAATCCGAAGGCGAGGCTCAGGCTGCGGTCAATGCGTCAAATGCCGAGAAAATCGCCCGCATCAACCGCGCCAAAGGTGAAGCGGAATCCTTGCGCCTTGTTGCCGAAGCCAATGCCGAAGCCATCCGTCAAATTGCCGCCGCCCTTCAAACCCAAGGCGGTGCGGATGCGGTCAATCTGAAGATTGCGGAACAATACGTCGCCGCGTTCAACAATCTTGCCAAAGAAAGCAATACGCTGATTATGCCCGCCAATGTTGCCGACATCGGCAGCCTGATTTCTGCCGGTATGAAAATTATCGACAGCAGCAAAACCGCCAAATAA
- a CDS encoding YbeD family protein, with product MTEQKNKTSLIEFPCTFPLKVMGAVHPEFEQAVLDTVRLHAPDTQAHHITTRPSSKGNYTGATVQVKVENQEQLDNIYRALTSHELVKVVL from the coding sequence ATGACCGAACAAAAAAACAAAACATCCCTCATCGAATTTCCCTGCACCTTCCCATTGAAAGTAATGGGCGCGGTGCATCCCGAGTTCGAGCAGGCGGTATTGGACACCGTCCGCCTCCACGCCCCCGACACGCAGGCGCACCACATCACCACGCGTCCGAGCAGCAAAGGCAACTATACTGGCGCCACCGTACAGGTAAAGGTTGAAAACCAAGAACAATTGGACAACATCTACCGTGCGCTGACTTCGCACGAACTGGTCAAAGTGGTACTTTGA
- a CDS encoding Mth938-like domain-containing protein, translating to MLFEENPIDGHFTEYGHRSGEIRLAGQSFHKPVLVHKDSVCLSQCRTLSDLTPENLLSDIKPVDYPEILIIGTGAAQEFIHPKIMADFSRIGIGVECMNTDSAFRTLVFLHSEGRRAWAWLQP from the coding sequence ATGTTGTTTGAAGAAAATCCGATAGACGGACATTTTACAGAGTATGGCCACCGGTCGGGTGAAATCCGATTGGCGGGTCAAAGTTTCCATAAACCCGTGCTTGTACATAAGGATTCGGTCTGCCTGTCGCAATGCCGAACCTTGTCCGATCTGACTCCGGAAAACCTGTTGTCCGACATCAAACCTGTTGACTATCCGGAAATATTGATTATCGGGACGGGCGCGGCTCAGGAGTTTATCCATCCCAAAATCATGGCGGATTTTTCTCGAATCGGAATCGGCGTGGAATGTATGAATACCGATTCGGCATTCAGGACATTGGTTTTCCTGCACTCGGAAGGGCGCAGGGCTTGGGCTTGGCTTCAGCCGTAA
- the ung gene encoding uracil-DNA glycosylase: MDTWHDALGGEKQQPYFQEILNAVRQERLSGQIIYPPAADVFNAFRLTAFDRVKAVILGQDPYHGAGQAHGLAFSVRQGIRIPPSLLNIYKELETDIEGFSIPAHGCLTAWAEQGVLLLNTVLTVRAGQAHSHALLGWERFTDTVIRQLATHRKHLVFMLWGGYAQQKRKLIDSQNYLILTAPHPSPLSAYRGFFGCRHFSQANSYLSRHGIDPINWKL; this comes from the coding sequence ATGGACACTTGGCACGATGCACTCGGCGGCGAAAAACAGCAGCCGTATTTTCAGGAAATTTTAAATGCAGTCAGGCAGGAACGTTTGTCGGGACAAATCATCTATCCGCCGGCGGCGGATGTGTTCAACGCATTCCGCCTGACAGCGTTCGACCGGGTCAAAGCCGTCATTCTCGGACAAGATCCGTATCACGGGGCAGGGCAGGCGCACGGTTTGGCATTTTCCGTCCGGCAGGGTATCCGCATACCGCCGTCTTTACTCAATATCTACAAGGAGTTGGAAACCGACATCGAAGGCTTTTCCATACCCGCGCACGGCTGTCTGACAGCGTGGGCGGAGCAGGGTGTATTGCTTTTAAACACCGTTTTGACGGTACGCGCGGGACAGGCGCATTCGCACGCCCTTTTAGGCTGGGAACGCTTTACCGATACCGTCATCAGGCAGCTTGCGACACACCGCAAGCACCTTGTCTTCATGTTGTGGGGCGGGTATGCACAACAAAAAAGGAAACTGATAGACAGTCAAAATTATTTGATACTGACCGCACCGCATCCGTCTCCTCTGTCGGCATATCGCGGTTTTTTCGGCTGCCGCCATTTTTCACAGGCAAACAGCTATTTGAGCCGGCACGGTATCGATCCGATAAACTGGAAGCTGTGA
- a CDS encoding AI-2E family transporter, whose translation MYRRKGRGIKPWMDAGAAFAALVWLVFALGDTLTPFAVAAVLAYVLDPLVEWLQKKGLNRASASMSVMVFSLILLLALLLIIVPMLVGQFNNLASRLPQLIGFMQNTLLPWLKNTIGGYVEIDQASIIAWLQAHTGELSNALKAWFPVLMRQGGNIVSSIGNLLLLPLLLYYFLLDWQRWSCGIAKLVPRRFAGAYTRITGNLNEVLGEFLRGQLLVMLIMGLVYGLGLVLVGLDSGFAIGMVAGILVFVPYLGAFTGLLLATVAALLQFGSWNGILAVWAVFAVGQFLESFFITPKIVGDRIGLSPFWVIFSLMAFGQLMGFVGMLAGLPLAAVTLVLLREGVQKYFAGSFYRGR comes from the coding sequence ATGTATCGGAGGAAAGGGCGGGGCATCAAGCCGTGGATGGATGCCGGTGCGGCGTTTGCCGCCTTGGTCTGGCTGGTTTTCGCGCTCGGCGATACTTTGACTCCGTTTGCGGTTGCGGCGGTGCTGGCGTATGTATTGGACCCTTTGGTCGAATGGTTGCAGAAAAAGGGTTTGAACCGTGCATCCGCTTCGATGTCTGTGATGGTGTTTTCCTTGATTTTGTTGTTGGCATTATTGTTGATTATTGTCCCTATGCTGGTCGGGCAGTTCAACAATTTGGCATCGCGCCTGCCCCAATTAATCGGTTTTATGCAGAACACGCTGCTGCCGTGGTTGAAAAATACAATCGGCGGATATGTGGAAATCGATCAGGCATCTATTATTGCGTGGCTTCAGGCGCATACGGGCGAGTTGAGCAACGCGCTTAAGGCGTGGTTTCCCGTTTTGATGAGGCAGGGCGGCAATATTGTCAGCAGTATCGGCAACCTGCTGCTGCTTCCCTTGCTGCTTTACTATTTCCTGCTGGATTGGCAGCGGTGGTCGTGCGGCATTGCCAAACTGGTTCCGAGGCGTTTTGCCGGTGCTTATACGCGCATTACAGGCAATTTGAACGAGGTATTGGGCGAATTTTTGCGCGGGCAGCTTCTGGTGATGCTGATTATGGGTTTGGTTTACGGCTTGGGGTTGGTGCTGGTCGGGCTGGATTCGGGGTTTGCAATCGGTATGGTTGCCGGTATTTTGGTTTTTGTTCCCTATTTGGGCGCGTTTACAGGACTGCTGCTGGCAACCGTCGCCGCCTTGCTCCAGTTCGGTTCGTGGAACGGCATCTTGGCTGTTTGGGCGGTTTTTGCCGTAGGACAGTTTCTCGAAAGTTTTTTCATTACGCCGAAAATCGTGGGAGACCGTATCGGCCTGTCGCCGTTTTGGGTTATCTTTTCGCTGATGGCGTTCGGGCAGCTGATGGGCTTTGTCGGAATGTTGGCCGGATTGCCTTTGGCCGCCGTAACCTTGGTCTTGCTTCGCGAGGGCGTGCAGAAATATTTTGCCGGCAGTTTTTACCGGGGCAGGTAG
- a CDS encoding homoserine dehydrogenase, producing the protein MKPVNIGLLGLGTVGGGTAAVLRDNAAEISRRLGREVRISAVCDLSEEKARQICPSAAFVKDPFELVAREDVDVVVELFGGTGIAKDAVLKAIENGKHIVTANKKLLAEYGNEIFSLAEEKNVMVQFEAAVAGGIPIIKALREGLAANRIKSIAGIINGTSNFILSEMREKGSAFADVLKEAQALGYAEADPTFDIEGNDAGHKITIMSALAFGTPMNFSACYLEGISKLDSRDIKYAEELGYRIKLLGITRKTGKGIELRVHPTLIPESRLLANVNGVMNAVRVNADMVGETLYYGAGAGALPTASAVVADIIDIARLVEADTAHRVPHLAFQPAQVQAQTILPMDEITSSYYLRVQAKDEPGTLGQIAALLAQENVSIEALIQKGVIDQTTAEIVILTHSTVEKHIKSAIAAIEALDCVEKPITMIRMESLHD; encoded by the coding sequence ATGAAGCCAGTAAACATCGGTCTTTTAGGTTTAGGTACGGTCGGCGGCGGTACGGCTGCCGTGTTACGGGACAATGCGGCGGAAATCAGCCGCCGTTTGGGACGCGAAGTGCGCATCAGTGCCGTATGCGACTTGAGCGAAGAAAAAGCCCGCCAAATCTGCCCGTCCGCAGCCTTTGTCAAAGACCCGTTCGAACTGGTCGCGCGTGAAGACGTCGATGTCGTCGTCGAATTGTTCGGCGGTACCGGCATTGCCAAAGATGCGGTGTTGAAAGCCATTGAAAACGGCAAACACATCGTTACCGCCAACAAAAAACTGCTCGCCGAATACGGCAACGAAATCTTCTCGCTGGCGGAAGAAAAAAATGTCATGGTGCAATTTGAAGCCGCAGTAGCGGGCGGTATCCCAATCATCAAAGCCCTGCGCGAAGGTTTGGCAGCAAACAGGATTAAATCCATCGCCGGCATTATTAACGGCACCAGCAACTTCATCCTCTCCGAAATGCGCGAAAAAGGCAGCGCGTTTGCCGATGTACTGAAAGAAGCGCAGGCATTGGGTTATGCCGAAGCCGATCCGACCTTCGACATCGAAGGCAACGATGCGGGCCATAAAATCACCATCATGAGCGCACTGGCATTCGGCACGCCGATGAACTTTTCCGCCTGCTACCTCGAAGGCATCAGCAAACTCGACAGCCGCGACATCAAATACGCCGAAGAACTTGGCTATCGCATCAAACTGTTGGGCATTACCCGCAAAACCGGCAAAGGCATCGAGCTGCGCGTCCACCCTACCCTGATTCCCGAAAGCCGCCTCTTGGCAAACGTCAACGGCGTGATGAACGCCGTGCGCGTCAACGCCGATATGGTTGGCGAAACCTTATATTACGGCGCGGGCGCGGGCGCATTGCCGACCGCTTCCGCCGTGGTTGCCGATATCATCGACATCGCCCGCCTGGTTGAAGCCGATACCGCCCACCGCGTACCGCATCTGGCGTTCCAACCCGCGCAAGTCCAAGCGCAAACCATCCTGCCTATGGACGAAATTACCAGCAGCTACTACCTGCGCGTCCAAGCCAAAGACGAACCGGGCACGCTGGGGCAAATCGCCGCGCTGTTGGCACAAGAAAACGTGTCCATCGAAGCACTGATTCAAAAAGGCGTGATTGATCAGACCACTGCCGAAATCGTGATTCTGACCCACAGCACGGTCGAAAAACACATCAAGTCGGCAATCGCAGCCATCGAAGCACTGGATTGCGTGGAAAAACCGATTACCATGATCCGCATGGAAAGCCTGCATGACTGA
- a CDS encoding HU family DNA-binding protein — MNKSELIEAIAQEADISKAAAQKALDATTNAVTTALKQGDTVTLVGFGTFYVGERAERQGRNPKTGEPLTIAAAKTPKFRAGKALKDAL, encoded by the coding sequence GTGAACAAGTCTGAATTGATCGAAGCGATTGCTCAAGAAGCCGACATTTCCAAAGCCGCCGCACAAAAAGCTTTGGATGCCACTACCAATGCAGTAACCACCGCCCTGAAACAAGGCGACACCGTTACTTTGGTCGGTTTCGGTACTTTCTACGTGGGCGAACGTGCGGAACGCCAAGGCCGCAACCCCAAAACCGGCGAGCCTCTGACCATTGCCGCCGCCAAAACGCCTAAATTCCGTGCAGGTAAAGCATTGAAAGACGCACTGTAA
- a CDS encoding N-6 DNA methylase produces the protein MIELHAGTTFDDIVKLKNTADIGDRLNKIIAQIAEANDLKGVIDVTDFNDEDKLGKGKEMIDRLSRLVGIFKKLNLSSNQAEDDDLLGDAYEYLMRHFATESGKSKGQFYTPAEVSRIMAKIIGISADCRPAPAFMTRPAARVRCCSKPPPKPAAKSAFTVRKKMWQPRPLPV, from the coding sequence ATGATTGAGCTGCACGCCGGTACGACTTTTGACGACATCGTCAAACTCAAAAACACCGCCGACATCGGCGACCGCCTGAATAAGATTATCGCCCAAATTGCCGAAGCCAACGACTTAAAAGGCGTGATCGACGTTACCGACTTCAACGACGAAGACAAACTGGGTAAAGGTAAGGAGATGATCGACCGTTTGAGCAGGCTTGTCGGCATTTTTAAAAAGCTCAACCTTTCTTCCAACCAAGCCGAAGACGACGATTTGTTAGGTGATGCCTACGAATACCTGATGCGCCATTTTGCGACCGAGTCAGGCAAATCCAAAGGGCAGTTTTACACGCCTGCCGAAGTCTCCCGCATTATGGCGAAGATTATCGGAATCAGCGCAGATTGCCGTCCAGCACCAGCGTTTATGACCCGACCTGCGGCTCGGGTTCGCTGTTGCTCAAAGCCGCCGCCCAAGCCGGCAGCCAAATCAGCCTTTACGGTCAGGAAAAAGATGTGGCAACCGCGTCCCTTGCCCGTATGA